A genomic window from Bdellovibrio sp. SKB1291214 includes:
- a CDS encoding SDR family oxidoreductase encodes MEKKDLSRRQLIGSLGAGVVAAAISPLNVYAADEKKEMKVKRSAQPLQDPTKKYPKPPFKSQSQPWPGLASKMNPPPDHGEKSYVGSGRLAGRKALITGGDSGMGRACAIAYAREGADVAINYLPAEESDAKEVIALIKAEGRTAVAIPGDLRSEAFCKQLVDTAVQALGGLDILVNNAARQQTRASIMDVSTEDFDATMKTNIYAPFWTIKAALPHLKPGSCIIGTSSVQATDPSAELYDYAQTKAATTSYVRSLAKQLAPKGIRVNGIAPGPIWTPLQVSGGATQEKLKKFGEDSPMGRPGQPAELASIYVQLAASDASYATGQIYGSAGGGGLP; translated from the coding sequence ATGGAAAAGAAAGATTTGAGTCGTCGCCAATTGATTGGAAGTTTGGGGGCGGGTGTTGTCGCTGCGGCAATCAGTCCGCTCAATGTCTATGCGGCTGACGAAAAAAAAGAAATGAAAGTAAAAAGGTCTGCACAACCTCTGCAAGACCCAACGAAAAAATATCCAAAACCTCCGTTTAAATCCCAGTCACAACCTTGGCCGGGTCTTGCAAGTAAAATGAATCCGCCACCAGATCATGGTGAAAAATCGTACGTTGGATCGGGAAGACTTGCGGGAAGAAAAGCATTAATTACCGGAGGGGACTCCGGTATGGGACGCGCGTGTGCCATTGCGTATGCCAGAGAAGGTGCTGATGTAGCTATTAACTATTTGCCGGCCGAGGAATCCGACGCTAAAGAAGTTATCGCGTTGATAAAAGCTGAGGGAAGAACGGCGGTGGCAATTCCCGGTGACCTTCGTAGTGAAGCATTTTGTAAACAGTTGGTGGATACAGCGGTTCAAGCATTAGGTGGTCTGGACATACTAGTGAACAATGCAGCCAGACAGCAAACACGAGCTTCGATTATGGATGTAAGCACCGAAGATTTCGATGCGACAATGAAGACGAATATTTATGCTCCGTTTTGGACTATTAAAGCGGCGTTACCGCATTTAAAGCCAGGCTCATGTATCATCGGTACGAGTTCTGTGCAGGCAACAGATCCCTCTGCAGAACTATATGACTATGCTCAAACTAAAGCTGCGACGACGAGTTATGTGCGTTCTCTCGCAAAACAACTGGCTCCCAAAGGAATTCGCGTGAATGGTATCGCCCCGGGTCCGATATGGACGCCCTTGCAAGTCAGTGGTGGAGCAACACAAGAAAAACTAAAGAAATTCGGGGAAGACAGTCCCATGGGTCGACCCGGTCAACCCGCCGAACTTGCCTCGATTTATGTTCAACTTGCAGCAAGCGATGCGAGCTATGCAACGGGGCAGATCTATGGCTCAGCGGGAGGCGGGGGACTTCCTTAA